In Bacteroidia bacterium, a single window of DNA contains:
- a CDS encoding peptidylprolyl isomerase, with translation MKNINSLIKRTVFLSLFILSVAGNAFPQGVIDQVIAVVGGDMILSSDVEQEVMRMKMEGNLPEGDAKCDILEGLLIQKLLLHQSKIDSLAPNEAAVEGEIDRRLKYFVNQIGSEKALENYFKKTIFEIKDDLREVIREQQLTQQMRQKIVEKVVVSPSEIKKFFKTIPTDSLPVIPEQFKLQEISLYPPSSSEAKFRVKEKLLDLRSRILKGERFTMLAIAYSEDLASAKKGGELGFRSRDELVKNFADVAFNLAEGQVSQIVETEYGFHIIQMIEKRNNQVNVRHILLKPSFTSDMLVEAQNKLDSIAKLIKLDSLTFEKACLKFSEDKKSKLNGGYIVNPNTNTQYFEKEQLQPSDYYVIKELKKGETSTPFESRDENANVIFKIIKLKEIILSHKANLNDDYDVIQRLTKQSVEHDKFMNWVKEKQKTTYIKIDPSYKGCKFKSDGWVK, from the coding sequence ATGAAAAATATTAATAGTTTAATTAAAAGGACAGTTTTTTTATCTCTGTTTATTCTATCTGTTGCGGGGAACGCTTTCCCTCAAGGGGTAATTGATCAGGTCATTGCTGTAGTTGGAGGGGATATGATTTTGAGTTCAGACGTTGAGCAGGAGGTAATGCGCATGAAAATGGAAGGAAACCTACCCGAAGGCGATGCAAAGTGTGATATTCTTGAAGGACTTTTAATTCAAAAACTCTTATTACACCAGTCCAAAATAGATAGTCTTGCTCCAAATGAAGCCGCAGTAGAAGGAGAGATTGATAGAAGACTAAAATATTTTGTTAATCAAATTGGCTCCGAAAAAGCATTAGAAAATTATTTTAAAAAAACAATATTTGAAATAAAAGATGATTTGCGCGAAGTTATTCGGGAACAACAACTAACCCAGCAAATGAGGCAGAAAATAGTTGAAAAGGTAGTTGTATCACCATCCGAGATAAAAAAATTCTTTAAAACAATACCAACAGATAGTTTACCTGTAATCCCAGAGCAATTTAAGTTGCAAGAAATATCACTTTATCCACCATCTTCTTCTGAAGCAAAATTTCGGGTAAAGGAAAAATTACTCGATTTAAGAAGTCGAATTCTTAAGGGTGAGAGATTTACTATGCTTGCAATAGCGTATTCGGAAGATCTTGCATCTGCAAAAAAAGGAGGTGAACTTGGATTCCGCTCACGTGATGAGTTAGTAAAAAACTTTGCAGATGTTGCATTCAATCTTGCAGAGGGTCAGGTTAGTCAAATTGTTGAGACGGAATATGGGTTTCATATAATTCAGATGATTGAAAAGCGAAATAATCAGGTAAATGTTAGGCATATACTTTTAAAACCATCGTTTACTTCAGATATGTTAGTTGAAGCCCAGAATAAACTTGATAGTATTGCGAAATTAATTAAACTTGATAGCTTAACTTTTGAGAAGGCTTGTTTGAAATTCTCAGAAGATAAGAAGTCAAAGTTGAATGGTGGTTATATAGTAAACCCAAATACTAATACACAGTATTTTGAAAAAGAGCAGCTTCAACCTTCGGACTATTATGTTATAAAAGAACTAAAAAAAGGTGAAACCAGTACTCCTTTTGAATCACGTGATGAAAACGCAAATGTGATATTCAAAATTATCAAATTAAAAGAAATAATACTATCACATAAAGCCAACCTTAATGACGATTATGATGTTATTCAACGCTTGACTAAGCAGAGCGTAGAGCATGATAAATTCATGAATTGGGTTAAAGAGAAACAAAAAACAACATATATAAAGATAGATCCCTCCTATAAGGGTTGTAAATTTAAATCCGATGGATGGGTAAAATAA